A genomic region of Arachis stenosperma cultivar V10309 chromosome 9, arast.V10309.gnm1.PFL2, whole genome shotgun sequence contains the following coding sequences:
- the LOC130951031 gene encoding probable glutathione S-transferase, producing MAELKLHGFWYSPLTLRVILTLKLKGITYEYIEEDRFNKSPQLLEYNPVYKLTPVLVHHGKSICESMIIVQYIDEVWPQNPLVPHDSYDRTQARFWVEYADQMIPAVKPLFHIISDDEVREKAIERVQEHLKVIDNQCLIDQKFFNNGDHINIVDIALGSVIQFLVTIEDLNQLKVMEAHKFPHLYSRFSNFKDSPIVKENIPNSEKLIACIKLVREKMYAHS from the exons ATGGCAGAGTTGAAGCTACATGGATTTTGGTATAGCCCCTTAACTTTGAGGGTGATATTGACCCTAAAGTTGAAGGGTATAACATATGAGTATATAGAAGAAGATCGCTTCAATAAGAGCCCTCAACTTCTTGAATACAACCCTGTGTATAAGTTGACTCCAGTGCTTGTTCATCATGGAAAATCCATTTGTGAGTCTATGATTATTGTTCAATACATTGATGAGGTTTGGCCACAGaatcctttggttcctcatgaTTCCTATGATAGAACTCAAGCAAGATTTTGGGTTGAATATGCTGATCAAATG ATTCCTGCCGTTAAGCCACTATTCCACATCATCAGTGATGATGAAGTGcgagaaaaagccatagagagGGTCCAAGAACATCTCAAAGTTATTGATAATCAATGCCTAATTGATCAGAAGTTCTTTAATAATGGTGACCATATTAACATTGTGGACATAGCTTTGGGGTCAGTTATCCAATTTCTTGTAACCATAGAAGATTTGAATCAACTGAAGGTCATGGAAGCTCATAAATTCCCTCACCTATATTCACGGTTTAGTAATTTCAAGGATTCCCCAATTGTTAAAGAAAACATCCCAAATAGTGAGAAATTAATAGCTTGTATCAAGCTTGTGAGAGAAAAAATGTATGCACATTCTtaa